The genomic DNA GTtccttagccccgcccccctttgtcctccctcccctcccattGGCCGTTCCCCCCCCCGTAGCCCCGCCCACCTGCCCGGATGCGGCCTCTATGATTGGTGGGGGCGGGGCGTTGCCGCTGAGCGCAGCCAATAGGCGGCCGCGGTGGGCGGAGCCGTCGAAGACGAACAGGAAGTCGAATCCGCATTCCGTCTCCAGCTCCGACAGCGACAGCAGCACGCGGTGAccggggggggctgggggcaaAGGTCACATGGGGTCACAGGTCACAATAGGGTCAGAGGTCATGGGAGGTCAAAGGTCACGAGGTTGGGGTCAGCATGACATGGTGAcctgggggggctgggggcaaAGGTCACATGGGGTCAGAGGTCATTAGGGGTCAGAGGTCATGGGGGGTCAGAGGTCATTAGGGGTCAGAGGTCATGGGGGGTCAGAGGTCACGAGGTTGGGGTCAGCAGCACGCGGTGAccggggggggctgggggcaaAGGTCACAT from Coturnix japonica isolate 7356 unplaced genomic scaffold, Coturnix japonica 2.1 chrUnrandom915, whole genome shotgun sequence includes the following:
- the LOC107307788 gene encoding multiple epidermal growth factor-like domains protein 8, whose product is MAPPLLWAWLCVCVGGAVGGACTGRRWSLKGGGALSDGPGNYSVMGECVWVLQAPPGHRVLLSLSELETECGFDFLFVFDGSAHRGRLLAALSGNAPPPPIIEAASGQVGGATGGGTANGRGGRTKG